A region from the Aliarcobacter thereius LMG 24486 genome encodes:
- a CDS encoding tyrosine-type recombinase/integrase, translating into MAIPKTTKTIYPGIGYYQDNFKGKVFVATFTINSKKYRKIIGYENDQFKTNAKIAFLKKEELKSDIINNNYIKKDLTFKELFKIYIEHLENSRSVVSRTILAKKSNYNAHFKSIFDNLFINNIQSFQIQNLVNTLLKSKAPKTVDNLLADLSAIFKYAMKNKYITNNPVLLVDKPKYDNLRDYPLNIDESKRLFRAIIDFKEPLYKEIFTFLLHGRRKDEVLSLTWDMIDLEKRVYYIGFEINKAKKNMSYEITDELYEILANKEDKAGYVFKSLVTGDKVKNLRWAWKRILEAAEITKPIRIHDLRHLIGEISLNETDNSMEVVAAILGHSSTRPTRRYAKVQQKVAAQGLKKVFDTLK; encoded by the coding sequence TTGGCAATACCAAAAACTACGAAAACTATTTATCCTGGAATAGGATATTATCAAGATAACTTTAAAGGTAAAGTATTTGTTGCAACCTTTACGATAAATTCTAAAAAATATAGAAAAATTATTGGTTATGAAAATGATCAATTCAAAACAAATGCAAAAATTGCATTTTTGAAAAAAGAAGAGTTAAAAAGTGATATTATAAATAACAACTATATAAAAAAAGATTTAACTTTTAAAGAACTATTTAAAATATATATAGAACATTTAGAAAATTCTAGATCAGTAGTTAGTAGAACAATTTTAGCAAAGAAAAGTAATTATAATGCTCATTTCAAATCTATATTTGATAATTTATTTATTAATAATATTCAATCTTTTCAAATTCAAAATCTAGTTAATACTTTATTAAAATCAAAAGCTCCTAAAACTGTTGATAATTTATTAGCTGACTTATCTGCAATTTTTAAATATGCAATGAAGAATAAATATATAACTAATAATCCAGTTTTATTAGTTGATAAACCAAAATATGACAATTTAAGAGATTATCCATTAAACATAGATGAATCAAAAAGGTTATTTAGAGCTATTATAGATTTTAAAGAACCATTATACAAAGAGATATTTACATTTTTACTTCATGGTAGAAGAAAAGATGAAGTTCTTAGTTTAACTTGGGATATGATTGATTTAGAAAAAAGAGTTTATTACATAGGGTTTGAAATAAATAAAGCTAAAAAAAATATGAGTTATGAGATTACAGATGAACTTTATGAAATTTTAGCAAATAAAGAAGATAAAGCTGGTTATGTTTTTAAATCTTTAGTTACTGGAGATAAAGTTAAAAATCTAAGATGGGCTTGGAAAAGAATATTGGAAGCTGCTGAAATTACAAAACCTATAAGAATACATGATTTAAGACATTTAATTGGTGAAATATCTTTAAATGAAACAGATAATAGTATGGAAGTAGTTGCTGCTATTTTAGGACATAGTTCTACTCGCCCTACTCGTAGATATGCAAAAGTTCAACAAAAAGTAGCAGCTCAAGGATTAAAAAAGGTTTTTGATACTTTGAAGTAA
- a CDS encoding cold-shock protein has protein sequence MANQNIGIVKWFNNEKGFGFIQLENESNEFFVHHSEINSSSYGRSSLDERQRVSFEIGKNEKGPQAKNVRVI, from the coding sequence ATGGCAAATCAAAATATTGGAATCGTAAAATGGTTCAATAATGAAAAAGGTTTTGGATTTATCCAATTAGAAAATGAAAGCAATGAGTTTTTTGTTCATCATAGTGAAATTAATTCATCAAGTTATGGAAGATCATCTTTAGATGAAAGACAAAGAGTATCTTTTGAAATTGGTAAAAATGAAAAAGGTCCTCAAGCAAAGAATGTTAGAGTAATCTAA
- a CDS encoding helix-turn-helix domain-containing protein, with protein MSSDLLKKLQDLQTKVKKKLKNNLNINSAFGTLTDEEIAMVLALRAKQLRLSQNKKQSDFAKEAELSSASTYSNYEQKGSISMINFIKVMRTFGRLEELEKLLLLTTKEKIEKIEKQRIK; from the coding sequence ATGAGTAGTGATTTATTAAAAAAACTTCAAGATTTACAAACAAAGGTTAAGAAAAAACTTAAAAACAATCTTAATATAAATAGTGCTTTTGGAACTCTTACAGATGAAGAAATAGCAATGGTATTAGCTCTTAGAGCAAAGCAATTGAGACTTTCTCAAAATAAAAAACAGAGTGATTTTGCAAAAGAAGCAGAATTAAGTTCTGCTTCAACATATTCTAACTATGAACAAAAAGGAAGTATCTCAATGATAAATTTCATTAAAGTAATGAGAACATTTGGAAGACTTGAAGAGCTAGAAAAACTTTTACTTTTAACTACAAAAGAGAAGATTGAAAAAATAGAGAAGCAAAGAATTAAATGA
- a CDS encoding type II toxin-antitoxin system HipA family toxin, with protein MQKISIYIFDKHIADMYQDGDRVYLKQIDDLCHKVSPLMLSSNQKEIDTTHLVHLERVAGFISDSLPGHFGNEILNNFFLQNKNIYPTVSDKLLFIGNRGLGAITYEPVMEKSNGFIETLELKSMFEKAKELKKGRDYHSLQDAFLISAHSFVGGARSKAVGAINLDTKEVFLGDRTKQLSEGFMHAIIKYDDTSNDDENKSTYSKVEYIYHLIAKKSGIDMSDCYLVQTDDKHHFVTKRFDIEPNGKRYHVHSFAGLLHLDYNIPRTVGYEDLLRTAVKLGAIGSLKQLFLQMLFNYMFVNQDDHSRNFSFMCDSDFKYKATPAYDLTFAKGEKQTVEHQLSLYGKALSKINIEDITTLATEFSIDLEFVASSLEKMKNLRDNELPQLLKDYEVASLKQKQILENTNKRTLQGVL; from the coding sequence ATGCAGAAAATTTCAATATATATATTCGATAAACATATAGCAGATATGTATCAAGATGGAGATAGAGTATATCTCAAACAAATTGATGATTTATGTCATAAAGTAAGTCCTTTAATGCTAAGTTCTAATCAAAAAGAGATAGATACAACACATTTAGTACATCTTGAAAGAGTTGCTGGATTCATTAGTGATTCTTTACCAGGACATTTTGGTAATGAAATATTAAACAATTTCTTTTTACAAAATAAGAATATTTATCCAACAGTAAGTGATAAATTACTGTTTATTGGGAATAGGGGACTGGGAGCAATTACATACGAACCTGTAATGGAAAAATCAAATGGCTTTATAGAAACTTTAGAATTAAAAAGCATGTTTGAGAAAGCTAAGGAATTAAAAAAAGGAAGAGATTATCACTCTTTACAAGATGCTTTTTTGATAAGTGCACATTCATTTGTAGGTGGTGCAAGAAGTAAAGCAGTTGGAGCAATAAATCTTGATACAAAAGAGGTTTTTTTAGGAGATCGTACAAAACAATTAAGTGAAGGTTTTATGCACGCAATTATAAAGTATGATGATACATCAAATGATGATGAGAATAAATCAACATACTCAAAAGTAGAATATATTTATCATTTAATTGCTAAAAAAAGTGGTATAGATATGTCAGATTGTTATTTAGTTCAAACTGATGATAAACATCATTTTGTAACAAAAAGATTTGATATAGAACCAAATGGAAAAAGATATCATGTTCATTCATTTGCTGGATTACTTCACTTAGATTATAATATCCCAAGAACAGTAGGATATGAAGATTTACTTAGAACAGCAGTAAAATTAGGAGCGATAGGAAGTCTAAAACAGTTGTTTTTACAAATGCTTTTTAATTATATGTTTGTAAATCAAGATGACCATAGTAGAAACTTCTCTTTTATGTGTGATAGTGATTTTAAATATAAAGCTACACCAGCTTATGATTTAACATTTGCCAAAGGAGAAAAACAAACTGTAGAGCATCAATTATCTTTATATGGTAAAGCTTTATCAAAAATTAATATCGAAGATATTACTACATTAGCTACAGAATTTTCAATTGATTTAGAGTTTGTTGCAAGTTCTTTAGAAAAAATGAAAAACCTAAGAGATAATGAACTTCCACAACTACTTAAAGATTATGAAGTTGCATCTTTAAAACAAAAACAAATTTTAGAAAACACAAATAAAAGAACATTACAAGGAGTACTATAA